In Dermatophilus congolensis, a genomic segment contains:
- the rpsT gene encoding 30S ribosomal protein S20: MANIKQQIKRVKTNNKRTERNKAYKSELRTFIRKFRVAVEAGNKDEAAVALRDASRKLDVAVSKGVIHKNQAANKKSAMATRFNAL, from the coding sequence GTGGCAAACATTAAGCAGCAGATCAAGCGCGTTAAGACCAACAACAAGCGGACCGAACGCAACAAGGCTTACAAGTCTGAGCTGCGTACTTTCATCCGTAAGTTCCGTGTTGCGGTCGAGGCTGGCAACAAGGACGAGGCAGCGGTGGCGCTGCGCGACGCGTCCCGCAAGCTGGACGTGGCCGTAAGCAAGGGCGTCATTCACAAGAACCAGGCCGCTAACAAGAAGTCGGCTATGGCGACGCGTTTCAACGCTCTCTGA